From Actinomycetota bacterium, a single genomic window includes:
- a CDS encoding bifunctional sulfate adenylyltransferase/adenylylsulfate kinase: protein MADHLIAPHGGRLVELISTPERRRELLGRAVRWPSWDLSARQLCDLELLLGGGFSPLRGFLGRTDYESVCARMRLADGTLWPIPVTLDVPDAVGCRLGAGAKLVLRDPEGVPLAVLHVDDAWRPDREAEAQQVLGTSDEVHPGVAHLRRRTGSWYVGGVVEGLGRPRHYDFRDLRHTPAELRAELARRGWDRVVAFQTRNPMHRAHLELLVRAARATDASLLVHPVVGHTRPGDIDHYTRVRCYRAVMPSLGAGRAMLSLLPLAMRMAGPREAVWHAIIRKNHGADHFIVGRDHAGPGMDRTGRPFYDPYQAQDLLGRHQAELGIRILPFRQMVYVVDADAYLPEDEVPYGARTRVISGTKLRRQLDQGRPLPAWFTPAVVARELRRSRPSRAEQGVTIFLTGLPSAGKSTIAHILQVRILEGGGRAVTLLDGDLVRKHLSAGLGFSKEDREQNVHRIGFVAAQVTKHRGVAICAQIAPYDAPRKAVRAMVEAYGGFLLVHVATPVEVCEARDRKGLYARARAGMMPAFTGVSDPYEPPADADIVVDTTRCTSEEAAESILERLRSKGYLREGDNRAH from the coding sequence ATGGCTGACCATCTGATCGCACCGCACGGGGGACGGCTCGTGGAGCTCATCAGCACCCCGGAACGCCGGCGGGAGCTGCTGGGACGGGCGGTGCGGTGGCCGTCGTGGGACCTGTCGGCTCGGCAGCTCTGCGACCTCGAGCTGCTGCTGGGCGGCGGCTTCTCTCCGCTGCGGGGCTTCCTCGGCCGGACTGACTACGAGTCGGTCTGCGCCCGCATGCGCCTGGCCGACGGCACCCTGTGGCCGATCCCGGTCACCCTCGACGTCCCGGACGCCGTCGGATGTCGACTCGGTGCCGGTGCCAAGCTCGTGCTCCGGGATCCGGAAGGCGTTCCGCTGGCCGTCCTCCACGTCGACGACGCCTGGCGACCAGACCGTGAGGCCGAAGCACAGCAGGTGCTCGGTACCTCGGACGAGGTCCATCCCGGCGTCGCCCACCTTCGGCGGCGGACGGGAAGCTGGTACGTCGGCGGCGTCGTCGAGGGACTGGGGCGGCCCCGGCACTACGACTTCCGGGACCTGCGGCACACGCCGGCCGAGCTGCGGGCCGAGCTCGCACGCCGCGGCTGGGACCGGGTCGTCGCCTTCCAGACCCGCAACCCGATGCACCGGGCGCACCTGGAGTTGCTCGTGCGCGCGGCCCGGGCCACCGACGCCAGCCTCCTCGTCCACCCCGTGGTCGGCCATACCCGGCCGGGCGACATCGACCACTACACCAGAGTGCGGTGCTACCGGGCGGTCATGCCCAGCCTGGGGGCCGGTCGGGCGATGCTGTCCCTGCTGCCGCTGGCGATGCGCATGGCGGGACCCCGCGAGGCCGTGTGGCACGCCATCATCCGCAAGAACCACGGGGCGGACCACTTCATCGTCGGTCGCGATCATGCCGGACCTGGCATGGACCGGACCGGCCGGCCGTTCTACGACCCGTACCAGGCCCAGGACCTCCTGGGCCGGCACCAGGCCGAACTGGGGATCCGGATCCTGCCGTTCCGGCAGATGGTCTATGTGGTGGACGCCGACGCCTACCTGCCGGAGGACGAGGTCCCCTACGGAGCCCGGACGCGCGTCATCTCGGGCACCAAGCTGCGGCGCCAGCTCGATCAGGGCCGTCCGCTCCCCGCCTGGTTCACGCCGGCCGTGGTCGCCCGCGAGCTGCGTCGCAGCCGTCCCTCCCGGGCCGAGCAGGGTGTGACCATCTTCCTCACCGGCCTGCCGAGCGCCGGCAAGTCCACCATCGCTCACATCCTGCAGGTCCGGATCCTCGAGGGTGGGGGTCGGGCAGTGACCCTGCTCGACGGCGACCTGGTACGGAAGCACCTGTCGGCCGGCCTGGGGTTCTCCAAGGAGGACCGCGAGCAGAATGTCCACCGGATCGGCTTCGTCGCCGCCCAGGTGACCAAGCACCGGGGCGTCGCCATCTGCGCCCAGATCGCCCCCTACGACGCTCCGAGAAAGGCTGTGCGCGCGATGGTGGAGGCCTACGGCGGCTTCCTGCTCGTCCACGTCGCCACCCCGGTCGAGGTCTGCGAGGCTCGGGACCGCAAGGGCCTCTACGCCAGGGCGCGGGCCGGCATGATGCCGGCCTTCACCGGCGTCTCGGACCCCTACGAGCCGCCCGCCGACGCCGACATCGTCGTTGACACCACGCGTTGTACCTCCGAGGAGGCGGCCGAGTCGATCCTCGAGCGCCTCCGGAGCAAGGGGTATCTTCGCGAAGGCGACAACCGGGCGCATTGA